The sequence below is a genomic window from Gossypium hirsutum isolate 1008001.06 chromosome A11, Gossypium_hirsutum_v2.1, whole genome shotgun sequence.
AATCCCGACAGGGATTTGACCAGATAAATTATTATCTGAAAGGTCCATGCTTGTCACAAGTTGAAGGGTAGTACTGTATTCAAGCAATATTCCCTTGATCACCACTAACGTTGTCTCTATTGAGTTCTTGAAATGACCAAAAGAATAAGAAATTGGGTCACTTGAGTTTCTTACACTGGCCATTGCACTAAAATTATTGAAACATTCTGGTATATTTCCTGACAAATTGTTGTGTGCCAGGTCTAAAATTGTTAGAGAACCAAGAGCACAGAGTTCAGGAGGAATATCACCTTGGAAATTATTCGAACGAAGACCAAGAATCATGATTCTTGACAGCCTTTCACCGATCCAGTTTGGTATGTTCCCTTCAAGTTTGTTTTCACCTAGGTCGAGAGCCAACAATGATGAACAATTCTGCAGCGATGGTGGCAAAACTCCAGAAAGGTTGTTCTTGCCTAGGTGTAAAGACTGAAGAAAGCTTAAAGAACCCATGGAGCTAGGAAGGCTACCGCTTAGATTATTGTTCTTTAAATCCATGGAAAATATGTTTGGCCAACTCATCCAACAGTCAGGAATTGGTCCACTTAGATGGTTATAGGCCAAACGAAGAGTTCCCAAGCTCTTTGGTTCCTCCATCTTGCAACACAACAAGGGTGAAATGGACCCTGAAAATGAGTTGTTTGAAAGATCTAATGTACCAACATTAGATGGCAAACAAGGTAATGAACCCTGGAAGAAATTAGAGCTCAAATCAATGGAAGATGCATAACCAAGTGGAGGATTTGTGTTGAGAATCCCAGCTACTCTCCCTTGGATTTGATTGTGAGAAAGGTTCATATAAAAGATCTGGGAAGACAAGTTCCAAAACCAGTCAGGAATTGTATCAATTATCCTTGCAACAGATATATCCAGAAACAGAAAATCCTTCTGGTAACGTAGCCAATTGGGAAATCTTGGGCCTAAGTTCCATGATGACAAAGCTATAACACCGAGTTGGAATGGGGGTACCCAATCAGGACTCACTTTCAAACTCAGTCGATTCCCCGAAGCCTGAAGTAACCTCAGTCTCGTGACATGAGAAATGAGCCTCGGACACCACACCCTCTAACAGGTTTTTACCAATCCATAATACTTCCAGTTTCCTAAGCTGTCCAAACCATTCAGGAAAAGACCCGTTAAATCTATTTTCAGATAGGTCCACTTCTCTCAAGGATGTAAGTGTTCTTAATGAGTCTGGAATTGGACCCGAAATTGAATTGCTGGTAATGTAAAGGTCGACTAGATTTTTGAATAGACCAAGTTGATTGCTCATATGACCTGAAAGTTGGCAGTTAACCAGAACCAAGGACTCAAGTCTATCAGACAGGCATCCTGACACAGATTTTAAGACATCTGATATATCTTGACTCAATTTGAGACCAGAAAGAACAAGGATTCTCAAGCTGCAAAGCTTTCCCAATGATCTTAATGCTGCTCCTTCAAGTTTGTTGTATGCAAAGACGAGGCTTATGGCAGATGTCAAGTTTCCAactgttgaatattggcaatatcccacattaggaaaagatagaaatggagggggtttggtttgttatatatagaacccctccccctttggttgtatcatcccaaaatcttctcatttgtaatatttctagaggaaatattaatttggtagtgtccgaggacgtaagctaaattggccgaacctcgttaaaactctggtattttatttcttatttgtttgcttttatttaatagctttatgttggttatatttatttagttattattgctataaatatctaagtgagttctgtctagttgttgggttttaagcgggaccattgtgacccctccaatttaactgggaattttcttagtataattgttggcataataattatctaaatatttctgataatattgttattaatattatcgtcgcttccgcaacaattggtatcagagccaaggttttgtagtatgctctgtgtttgcagcttagtctgatcttacacatcagaaacatttccgaaagcttgtgggtattccgcatttggtggctattaaatagaagctatggcaaaaatgacagaagaaaaaccatccatatcaacaacttccacttcgtacattttgccgaggattggaactgcaaatacgagatttgtagtggaaattttgatggaacaggtcatttcggcatgtggcaaagtgagcttctagatgccctctttcaacagggtctagatattgccattgaggaagaaaaaccagaaggggttgatgataaagaatggaagaccatcaaccgattggcatgtggtacaattcgatcatgtctttccagagagcagaagtatacattcagtaaagagacttctgcaagtaaattgtggaaagcattggaggagaaatttctgaagaagaacagtcaaaataagttacatatgaagaaaagactgtttcgtttcagttatgttcctggtaccacgatgaacgagcacattaccaattttaatcagctggtggctgatttgttgaatttggatgtgacttttgaagacgaagacttggcgttaatgttgttgggatcgcttcctgaggagtttgagtaccttgaaactactctacttcatggaaaatcggaagtaactttcaatgaagtaactgctgcattgtatagctatgaactacgccgaaaggataagttgaaaggttcaggtgaaggagcagtggaagcattggtaacaagaggtcgtcagcaaagtcagtctaaggggaagagaagaaagtccaaaggtcgagctgttgccaaagatgaatgttctttttgcaaagaaaaaggacattggaagaaagattgtccaaaattgaagaaaaaagggaagactccgcaagatgcaaatgttgcagaatgcaatagtgaagcagagtcagacttttctcttagtatgacatcttcaacattatatacagatgagtggatcatggattctggttgttcctatcatatgtgtcccattcgggaatggttctttgaatttcaaaaactagatgaaggggttgtttacatgggtaatgataacacatgtaaaatagccgggataggttcaattaaactaaggagtcatgatggatctactagaattttgcgggatgtacgatatgtcccaaagttgaagaagaatctcatctctttggggtcgttagaatctaaaggcctagttgtgacaatacgagatggagttcttaaagcaacttcaggagcattggtgatgttgaaaggcataagaaagaacaatctgtattactaccaaggtagtacagtggtcgggacaacagcagcagcaattacgagtaccaagaaggacgctgaggcaacacagctgtggcatatgcgtttgggccatgctggtgaaaaatccttgcaaactctagccaagcaaggattattgaaaggtacaaagacttgcaaacttgaattttgcgagcattgtgttctgggaaaacaacgaagggtgaaatttggcactgggattcacaatactaaaggtattctggattatgtgcattctgatgtatggggaccgtccaagactccatcacttggaggaagacgttattttgtcacctttattgatgatttttccagacgagtttgggtgtttcctatgaagaacaaagatgaggtgcttgaagttttccttaagtggaaaactaaagttgaaaatcagacaggaaggaagattaaggttctccgatcagacaatggtggagaatataaaagcgatcctttcctgaagatatgccaagattgtggcatagtaaggcacttcaccgtaggtggaacaccgcaacagaatggggtggcagagcgtatgaatcgaacgcttgtggagaaagttcgatgtatgttatctaatgctggattagatagaaagttttggactgaggctgtgatgtacgctcaacatctcatcaatcatttgccatcatctgctataaatggcgagactcctttggagaaatggtatggaaaacctgctactgattatgacaccttgcgcatttttggttctattgcatattatcatgtgaaagaatcaaagttagatccaagagcaaagaaggctctattcatgggcttcaatgctggtgttaagggatatcgtttgtggtgtctagaggcaaagaagacgataatcagtagggatgttacctttcatgaatctgccatgttgaataaggtaaatccagaaggagtgagtagtacttcgcagcaggtggagtgtactccgcagcaggtggagtttgagcagagtgtggtaattccagcagaaggtaccactagtgattcttcattggcagatgcagagtcagatgaggaagaggtttctacccaagaacctcaacagcaatcagagccaattgcagtcagaaggcagagacgagaaattcagaaaccagctcgtttcactgacatggtagcttatgcacttccagttgttgataatattccatccacttacaccgaagccattcagagtttagagaataatagatggttaggtgcaatggaagaggaaatgcaatctctagaaaaaaacaagacgtggaagctggcacaactaccaaaagggaagaaggcgattggttgcaaatttgaagacactattgaagtttgtgttatgagaagatgttcgaagatgtggaatatcgccaaggtggagatttgttgaatattggcaatatcccacattaggaaaagatagaaatggagggggtttggtttgttatatatagaacccctccccctttggttgtatcatcccaaaatcttctcctttgtaatatttctagaggaaatattaatttggtagtgtccgaggacgtaagctaaattggccgaacctcgttaaaactctggtattttatttcttatttgtttgcttttatttaatagctttatgttggttatatttatttagttattattgctataaatatctaagtgagttctgtctagttgttgggttttaagcgggaccattgtgacccctccaatttaactgggaattttcttagtataattgttggcataataattatctaaatatttctgataatattgttattaatattatcgtcgcttccgcaacaccAACACCCTCTGAGATTGTGCCTTGAAAGTTATTGGACCCAAGATTGAGGTGCTGAAGATGGTTCAAACTGTACAACCAATCGGGTATCGATGAATTGAATCCGTTGCTTGATAAGCTGAGATATGTAAGAGAGGTCATGTTTCTTCGACCATCAGGGAACTGACCCTGGAAACTGTTATGGCTTAGATCAAGTGAAACCAGGGAAGTAAGGGTAAAAATCCAGCTAGAAATGAAGTTACTAAATGTATTATAGGAAAGGTCCAGAGATCCCAGGGATGAGAAATTAACATTTTTCAATGGAGGGACAGGATCAAGATCACAGTTGGATAGACTTAAAGCAATCAAAGAAGGGAGAGCATTTGTCACCTCTAACCAATGGGAGGCTTTGCTGAGAGTTACACCACTCAAATCAAGGGATTTCAGCTTTGTAAGATTGGTAAGCCATTGAAGATTCTCTGCATACAGATATGTAGATAAAGTATAATGGAGATCAAGGTACTGCAGATGTGTAAGGTTTCCGAGTTGAGGGGGAACCGAACCCTCGAATCCAGCATTAGAGAGGTTGAGATATCTAAGATTGTGCAAAGAACCAAGGAATCCAGGAATTTGTCCTCCAAAATTGTTCCCACTCAGGTCCAGGTACTGCAAATGCTTCAAATCAAGCAAAGAAGAAACTACCTTGCCACTGAATCTAGACCGCTCAAAAGGCTTGCCTGGAAAGCCTGTATCTTCGGTTGGATTATGAAGATTTCCAAGATGAAGCTCGATGACATAACCGGTTAAGTTGTCACATACAAGACCAGTCCAGTCACAACAGTTGCCCCCATTGCTCCAAGAGGCAAGCTGGTCCGAAGGATCTGTCAGGTTTTGTTTGAACCTCAGAAGAGCCTGTCTCTCACTTTCAATACAAGCAACATCCAAGATTGCATTGCAAATACTAATAACTAGACAACCGAGACAAAACGACTCTAAGAAAACAATAGTTCCAACTTTCTTGGAATTGTCCATGACCATGCAAAGTGAAGAAAGTGAAGTTGTCTTCATCTTGAAGCTAATTTATATACAAGTGTCTTGCATTAGAGGTGCCGCAAGGAAGAGCCTTTCcggttttattttattcttttacatACGAAATCTTACGTGTCCAATACATTTATATCTTTTTTCTCAAGAAAAATGGCTTTTATTACAAGTAATTTAGTCATTgacaattatatgtaaaatagtATATATTTGAACCTCTTTTAGCATATTAGTGCAGCTTCACACATTTCTTTCGAGACTTTTTTCCTTTCCATGGCTACTTGTATTAAATAAATGTTCTTTGGTCTACCAAGACTCGGTCACAGCTCCTGTAGCCCACCAATCAAAGTTTCTTCTAGAAGTGTATAAAAACATATGACTtggaaaaaagttttaaaaaattaacattcatGAAGAACATCCTGGTTTTAATCTGGGAGGTGTggaaattttgattatataatatagtaAAGCTGACTAAACCAAAGTCTAAATGCTTACGGAATCTATTtttgtaatatataatattttgtgGAAAAACATTGTCATTATGGTCCCAATATGGTTCACTGCAGTTTTTATTGAGAAGCATTCAACCTTCACAAAGACACCCTCTAAAGAATTCCCACCATtttcttatattatattttaaaatctttctcAATCCCTACCCTCCCCTTTTCCAATTTGCCATAACATCCTTATACGGCCACCTCCACAGGAATGAAGTTGAAATGTCTtccaatatatattatataatcaaGAAGAGGCTAGGTATCGGTTATAAATTAGCAGGAGAAAGAGCAAAAAATGAACATTATGAAGTTTAGTACACAAGATGGAAAGGAGGCATATCACTTGTTTGCATTTGTAGATGCTTGTTTCTTATTACTAATGCTtctatcaataataatttcaaGAAATGTTCTTCTCTACAGGAGTACCTTTGGGAACAACTACTTTTTAAGACAATACTCTGTTAAGAAAAATTATCTTCGGGACAGTTACTCTCGAGAACAACTTgttagaattttaaataatatctaatataaaattagaactgtAAACCAGGATTTATCATgccaaatcatcaagaataaataaataacagaaCTATATAcagaagcgtacctgaatccatagATTCCTTGAAATTTTTTGGATCTTAGGGTTTTGATCTTTCAAAATTAGCACACAATAAATTTAGAGAAtatttgctctctctttcctaatgatgggatacCCTAACATTTACAACcttagcatattagttctaatcaaattttaattagcccatcattaattagaatttgattagaagagtatctacacatatttgacccatattttatttaataattaaaagcccaataatattctaaccaaattagatcacttttaatttaggctaacctatcatgatagtaaataataacatgtaattatccttattatatattTGATGTCTAAATTTTCCAACACAACTACATGTAAAAATAACACTATATGGGAACTACTTTTGGGAACAATATCATATTGAGAATAACTAACTTCAAAAGCAACACTATATTGGAAATGCTTTGGAGCTAATCTTGGAAGGTTAGCAGGAATACTAGGTTACTCCAAATTTGAGATATCTTAGAGGATATGGCTTGGAAGATTAGATATGGACATAGTTAAGAACTTATTTTTGGAATGCAGGTGCTTCCTTCTTATCTCTTCATTGTATAGCTTAACTTCCATTATTCATGTTCAGATAACTTCTCTCACTTATTTTTACATGTCTAACCGTTCTTTAATAGCTTCATTTTAGAGCCTATAAATAAaggttttaatgttttatatggGGCTTTTTGGATGACCTGGTAAATTTGAGCACTTTAAAGATTCTCTCTGCAACTTTTTTGCTGTTACTTCTACAACAATCACAGCTATTGTTGATGCCtgggaataaaaataaatttatgtgaAACTAAGGAAGGTTTCAAGGTGTGTATCAATGCCAGGTTCTATTCTGCCCCCAAGAATATTATGCTGTGCAAAAGAgttattgaaaaataatcttCGAGAATACAATGAAGTCCAATGATTGTCTACGTTTTGCATTGACAGAAATAGTCCATTGAGCATTGAGCTTCTATATAGAATTTCTACCataattctttatagaacaataAAGGAAtataaaagatggagagacaatagaaataaaatttgtttctatgtttttttttatgtgtCATACAAATAAAAGTTCACTCTTATTTATAGGAGGCCTTATGTCTCTTCATAAGGACATAACTACTTGAATATAGTCATCTTTTTagcaataaatataattatttaatagatatttacttgaataattataattatttattaataaataagtgtcataacttttgaatttaagagaTATAACTCATTATTATAAATAGTGACAACTTTTGAATAATAACAAAGTGAcataatttttacttaatttttcatttacaattattgaaatactatacattttttgaaaatgtttcaatAGATATTTTCGAAACCAGTTTTTTGAAAAAGTGGTCgcctttgattttgaaaacgaaaacgaacatgggagtcgccaccaatcttttttgatgaggtgagATCgagtcacctcgaaaagtggttgtttttaataaacggtttgatttatttaaacaacgatttggtccacgaaattcagaaagacgggtttgggagtcagttacgtatgaggaaggattagcaccatcgtaacgcccaaaattggtacctagttgatcaCTTCATATTTTTTAGTGCCGAGAATTGAAAATCTTAAAGAGATCTAAAATACAATCCTTTGTTAAGATATTGAAATTTTTTCAAGAAATGAGTATATtttacgttaatcgagaaaaTAGAATTgcgtcccgtaagttaggacacagtGTCTTAAATTCCCGATAGGTTAAGCAACTTCCCTCCACCTTTgagcatattgtctgaagctctcgcttggctttttctccatgttttgcagtGTGTTCTATCGGGTGTCATATCTGTTACGTGGCCATATTGTTTCATGAAGGCCTATGCCAAGTCCTTCCATGAATTGATTTGGGCACGGCTTAATTGATTATACCATTTGGCCGCAGCCCCGGTCAGGCTGTCTTGGAAACAATGAATTAACAACTGATCATTATTGACATATCCTGTCATCCTTCGATAGAACATCGTAATGTGGGCTTTGGGGCAACTCGTCCCATTATATTTCTTAAATTTCAGGGTCTTGAACTTGGGCGGAAGCACTTGATCTGGAACTAGGCTCAAGTCTTTAGCATCAATTCCACAATGGTAATCAGCGCTTTCCAATGCCTTGAATTTCTCTTCTAGCCATCTGCATCAGTCTTCAAGTTACTTTAGGAGCTCTACTATCGTCTTTTCTATTTCTGCTATATTATCAAGATCAGGGACAACAGGATTCGCTGGATGGTCTCCTAGGTTGGAGCCTAATCCTGTCGGGAAGCTTGTTGGTGCCAAGGTACCAGTCTGATATTGGGGCCTAATGTTAACGGATACCCTTTGTGGATATGAGTTTGGTTGTGCTTGGGTGTTTTTTGGGGTAAAGCTTGGAGGATAAGCAGAGTCCTCGTTATCATCCCCGGAATTGACCATAgggctttttcctttttctagccTTCGAGTCAACAACTGGGTTAATTGGCTCATCATATTCTTTTGGGACTTTAGCATCTAATCCCTCATGTCTTGTTGAAGTTTGGCAAATTGTTCTTGCATCTGTATTTGTAGTtgatcttgcatttctttttgcatttgctctaatctttccaacctttggtccattgctTTAATTTTTCCTCGTGTACCGTAACAATATTCTAGGGTAACTACCATGATTTTAGGGTTTCTTTGTGAGATTtaatgcacatgatgcaatgtgATGCTAACGCATGAAATGCATGCAAAAAatgcattgattctgattcaatttcattagagtaacttttctagaaaataaatttctttatataaaaCGGATTAAATATAAGGCCTCACCCTAATACTTAAGGCCTtgaccttcctaagaagccaaacTAACTCTCGGTCTCGATCTGAATCTGACTCATATTTCAAACTCAGTACGTCAACCTAGACTGCtaaggtttgtaaatgattagccaccTCTCGTACTTGAGCCAAAGTTGCACCCATGACGTAATCCCTATCCCTGACCTGATCTTGAGATCGATGAAGTTTCTCGTGCCACTGCTTATTATTTACTTCCAGGAGTTCAACTCGAAGTTCACAGTTTTATAGCGTGGTTTCGAGTTCTTCTATATTTCCTTTTAGCTCTTTAATTTTGCTCTGACTAGCCTTTAACTCGATTACAGAGTTACAACTATGATACTGATATAGGGATCTTTCTAACTCTGACACCCGAGTTTTAGCCCCACATTCTCATTTTGACTTTCTACCAAACTCCCTTGCAGAACGTCTTCTCGCGCTTGAGCATCTCGGAATTTCCTTTCTCATTGATTGGATTTACTCTTTTCCTCTTTAATTTCTTGCCGCCATTGTTCTGACGTTTTTCCCAGACCAGCGGTTCTTATTAACCTTCCCAGCTTCTTGTAGTCTATTTTCAAACTGTCTAAATCTTCTTCAACCTTACTCTTTCCCTTTCTCAGCTTCTCGACTTCTAGTTTCTAGACGTCGGCATCTAGTCCCAGCGTATTTTCTCCTCCTCCAATTGTTTTATCCTTTTTTCTAGCTCcaaacttttctctcaaaatCCTGTTTGATAATCTCTAGCTTAGATGGGATCACCTACAAGTGTTCTTCAATTGATCGAGTGTTTTATTGGTCTGACGTAGGGATGTTGTCGTTAATTCTCTAACCCCACCACTGGTCATACTCAAGGGTAGTCATCAGGTTGGCTGCAAACTTTTTCATTCTATGAGTTCGGTTCCAAGCGTTCGATATTTCAcgaactttctttttgtaattatctCATTTGTATACAAACTCGCACTGAACTAACCCTTGTGTTGCTGGCGTAAACTGCCTCGATCCGTACTGCCTTAACGTGAGCAGAGGGGCATACCCGACAGCCCCCCATATTCCAAGTAGGGGAACTTAATCAAAATCACCATTCCAAGGAGTTCTCCATTCAACGTCTTCATCTTGTAGATTTTGGAGAATCATCATCCATTTCTCTTTCGTAATATCATCTTGTCTTGGCGTAGCCACTAACTCTTTCAGCAGAGAATAGT
It includes:
- the LOC107887669 gene encoding receptor-like protein EIX2 — its product is MKTTSLSSLCMVMDNSKKVGTIVFLESFCLGCLVISICNAILDVACIESERQALLRFKQNLTDPSDQLASWSNGGNCCDWTGLVCDNLTGYVIELHLGNLHNPTEDTGFPGKPFERSRFSGKVVSSLLDLKHLQYLDLSGNNFGGQIPGFLGSLHNLRYLNLSNAGFEGSVPPQLGNLTHLQYLDLHYTLSTYLYAENLQWLTNLTKLKSLDLSGVTLSKASHWLEVTNALPSLIALSLSNCDLDPVPPLKNVNFSSLGSLDLSYNTFSNFISSWIFTLTSLVSLDLSHNSFQGQFPDGRRNMTSLTYLSLSSNGFNSSIPDWLYSLNHLQHLNLGSNNFQGTISEGVVGNLTSAISLVFAYNKLEGAALRSLGKLCSLRILVLSGLKLSQDISDVLKSVSGCLSDRLESLVLVNCQLSGHMSNQLGLFKNLVDLYITSNSISGPIPDSLRTLTSLREVDLSENRFNGSFPEWFGQLRKLEVLWIGKNLLEGVVSEAHFSCHETEVTSGFGESTEFETLSSWNLGPRFPNWLRYQKDFLFLDISVARIIDTIPDWFWNLSSQIFYMNLSHNQIQGRVAGILNTNPPLGYASSIDLSSNFFQGSLPCLPSNVGTLDLSNNSFSGSISPLLCCKMEEPKSLGTLRLAYNHLSGPIPDCWMSWPNIFSMDLKNNNLSGSLPSSMGSLSFLQSLHLGKNNLSGVLPPSLQNCSSLLALDLGENKLEGNIPNWIGERLSRIMILGLRSNNFQGDIPPELCALGSLTILDLAHNNLSGNIPECFNNFSAMASVRNSSDPISYSFGHFKNSIETTLVVIKGILLEYSTTLQLVTSMDLSDNNLSGQIPVGITDLLGLRSLNLSINRLLGKIPETIGNMGTLESLDFSFNQLSGAIRPSISKLTFLSYLNVAYNNLTGKIPSSTQLQSFAASNFAGNTLCGPPLTDNCSINAVEPDAGGGNSEGSEGGLEVDWFWFYVSMALGFVVAFWSFAGPLLFKKSWRSAYFQMLDSMGKKARQCFC